The stretch of DNA aaaaatagcagcTGTGATGTTTCTGGTAGTACAAAACTGGAGGTGACTCACTATCACACTCTACAACTTTCAGACACAGAATTTAGTTATTTAGTCAGGAGTAGGACCTGTAGGTAATTCTCTCTTAACtgaaggaagcaagaaaggaagaactTTAAACTCAGATTTTCTTTCAGCTCTCAAGATAATTGGGGAGGCAAGAGTCTATCTCTCTCTACACACTGGGGACAAATGTTCTCTAGAGTGAATGGGAAGGATGAGTATAATTGTGGGTCTCTCAGGAAATTAGGATCAGGATTCAGAGTGTAATATAATTTCCTCAGCTCCTTCTTTGATTTAAATGCTCTCCTCTGAGGAAGAGCCAAGACACTCTACCACTCTGTTTATAAACATGCATATCCTTTAGTTAAAGGGCCCTTCTTCTGCTTCAAGAAAAGATTCAAAGCCTTAATCAGAAATAATGTTCTGCAATTCAGAAATTGATCCAGGAAAATTGAGTCTTGTGTATATCTTCTTTGAATTGAAATATCTGAAAACTTTGAATCTGAAATATATATCCAGTTAAACAGGGATAAATGGGAAAGTAAGTGATCTCTTGTGTTTGAACTGGAAGTTGTGTTTCTGAGTTTTAGATATAGTAACaccctcttttttccctttttaaatgaatgtttgttttttatttttattttattgaaaagaattttttttcatataatatattctgggtacagtttcctctccctcaacTCCTCTGAAGTTATCTTTGACTCTCCTCCTATCCaaatctactccctttctgtctcttcataTAGGATAGGCTTCAGCAACTTCTTCCCTGTCCTGTCCAAAATGAGACCCAAGTGGAACAGGCAGAAGTAAAGCCTTCAGAGGAATCAGAGAGAAGTGTTGGTGACCACTGGATTTGCAGCATCTCTGTTAGGGTTTCCTGCAAGGTCAGGCCTTAATTCTTCACGATTCATACTTCATGACACAGGGACAGGAAACATTCTCTCCctgacactttctttttcttttagtttttgattAGGCACATTATTTTAATGCATATCATAGCAAAGACAAATTTGCAGCATTAACTATCACTGTACTGTCCAGGCATCTGCTTCCAATTTTGTTATAGGGCAGGCTCTAATGAACAAAGGCAGGAGATGGGAGACTATTGAACCCTTCTCAGTGTAGTCTTCTCCTTTATCTTGTGatattttttcagaaattataatgaaattcatttactttctgatttaagataatttgtttgTGACTGCACCATTTGATTTTTTATGTATAGTTGGGGCTAGAAAAAGCATTTCCAGCACACATATCATGGATGGGAGGGATCCATGACTGAGTGTGGAAAATAGAATCTAATGCAACTCTATTTTCTGTGTCCACAGACTTCCTCAGGGAAGAATGGATATAGTTAACATCTCTTTGGTGACCGAATTCATTCTGGTAGGATTAAcagaccagcctgatctccaaCTGCCCCTGTTCTTCGTGTTTCTAGCAATGTATCTGGTCACTGCATTGGGAAATCTGTGTTTGATCATTCTGACTGTGCTGAACTCTCACCTCCACACCCCTAtgtacttttttctctttaactTGTCCTTTATAGACCTCTGCTATTGTTCTGTGTTCACTCCCCAAATGCTGGTGAACTTTATTTTAAGGAAGAATACAATTTCCTACGTGGAATGTATGACCCAAgtctatttcttctgtttttttgttatttcagaATGTTATGTGTTGACCTCAATGGCCTATGATCGCTACATAGCCATCTGTAATCCACTGTTGTATAATGTTGTCATGTCTCCTAAGTTATGTTTGAGTCTCATGCTTGGTTCCTACTTTATTGCATTTTCTGATGCTGTAGCTCACACTACATGCATGCTGAGACTGACCTTCTGTGATGCCAACACCATCAACCACTACCTCTGTGATATTCCTCCTTTGCTCCAGCTCTCCTGCACAAGCACGTATGTCAACGAACTTGTCATTTGTATTGTTGGGAGCATCAACATCATTGTTCCTACTTCAACTGTCTTTATCTCTTATGGTTCCATCGTCTCCACCATATTCCGCATCAGTTCCTCTGAGGGCAGGTCAAAAGCCTTCAGTACCTGCAGTTCCCACATCATTGCTGTTTTCCTGTTCTTTGGTTCAAGTGCATTTGTGTATTTCAAACCCTCCTCAGGGGATTCTATGAATGAAGGAAaaatcttttctgtcttttatacCAACGTGGTTCCCATGTTGAATCCCTTAATCTACAGTTTGAGAAACAAAGATATTAAAGTTGCCCTTAGGAAAACCCTGAGCAGCAGGACCGTTTGACTGTACAAGCTTGTCTTTATGCCTCTTATTTTTGTGCAGGAATAGTTTCAATTGATGAGCAATATTTTAGTGGGAGAtttctgtcctttcctttcctagaaagtattctacttttcattttaattttttacagtTTCTGAATAGGCAGAAACTCTTGATATAATCCAGAAacttgatctgtttttttttccctttataaaagGAAATCTGAGTCTTGTAGATTTGCTTTTAATATTTCCAGAGTCTGCCATCTTCctttttttgacatttttctgtcttatttaaaaataatttcagtaaaACAACTTATTCTACCCTCCATTAactaaaaattaacttttttgtATTGTAATCTAAAACATGTCTTCAAATGGTCAGATGTAGTAACACTAGAATGGCAGTTTCCACTGTGTGTGGATTTCTTGTTTTGAAgttatatctttttgtttgtttgtttttcgagacaggttttctctgtgtagctttgtgcctttcctagaactcgcttggtagatcaggctggcctcaaactcacagacatctacctgcctttgcctcccgagtgctgggattaagggtgtgcgcccAGCTGAAGTTATATCTTTAAATGAGTAATTCAAACATCTGATTCTGTTCTTTCTGTACATCTTCCATTGAAAAGCAACATATCCCTTTCCAACTGCCAATGTGAAAGATGTGATTTATTGGTAATCAATAGCTTAATTAAAACTGTAGTATATGCCAGTAGTTCCAGGTTTCAAGCACCTTATTAATTCAtatattttctgaatattttattattattttggaaataTGATCATGAGAATAtattttgtctttgaatttgGATTACAGTATTTCTGTGGAGGACACCTGTGTCTAGATTTGCTTTAGGTGTcactttattttgaattattcttTTAGTTAGAACAGGCCAGGCTTTTTGCAGTAGGGAGTTGAGTTCatctacaaaattaaaaaaatgaaataatttgaatGTGTTTTAAGGGTttagtaattaaagaaaagaagaccTGGGACAGGAAGGGTGTCGACCAAAGTCATTAAACTGGAAGCCAAGAAGGCAGTGAGTGTATAGGAGCCTTTCTCTGCAAAGAATCACTGAGGGGTTCTGAAAATCATATTACCACCTGGATATTAACTTTATTCTGTAGAGCATTGAAAATATTTCCCTTGCTTTATTAATCTCACCTCATCCTTCACACCCAGAATGACTATGCATTAATAGTGTTTTGAGTAAGGAAAATTGCTTTATTGGGGAATGAATGCAGACTACATCATTGGGTACAAGTGGAGTGAGGATAGTTAAGTCGAGGGATAAAGAGCAAGTGGTCATCAAGACACTGGTTAGAAGAAGGCTTCAGATGGGGCATGGCAGGCAATGGAAGCCTCTTTGTATGGCATCCTTTATCTTCTCTGGAACTTCCTGGAAATATTGTGAGGACTGAAACATCTCTATGAATAGGTTTTAAAAAGCTCAGGTTAATTGATAATGAAGAAAAGTTTAACCCAAAGGAAGATCCAGAGACAGGTAAATCATTCTATCACGTTTGACTTTCATGTGggcaaaatgaacaaaatatctcCAAAATGGACTGTCAACATAATAAAAGTATCAAGGACAAATAGATTATTTCCATACTAGTCCTGAAGAGCTggctttttctcttctgtaaatcagTGTGAGTAGATAAAGTGTTTATAGtcaaaagtcattttaaattattGCTTTACCCACCTGAAACATGAAAAATTACAATAACTATAGCAATATTTTTTATTCAGATAGAGGCTGTCAGGCTGTCCTCTACAGTATGTGAGAGGACAGTGGGATCCTGTgcatcatgttcttttttttttttaaatcaaatctcTCTTAGTGAGAAGAATTATCACACTTCACATATTAATGTAACATCAATCAGGAACAGAAGTAGAACCTGAAtaccacaaacaacaacaacaacaaaaacaacaaaatcacttAAAGAGTAATGTAGAGTTCAGGGATcctatacatattttatttacataagtATATGACCATTATATTGATTATTTCATCAAAATTTTGCTCCAGTTTTGCTTTATACACCcatatataatatttacataGTCATGTATTAATCCTGATTTTCACAGTTAAACATTCTTACAAAGCTATGAATAGAGCGTTAtttatatgaaaaatgaataaacttaAGCAAACACAAGGAACAAAAGCCCAAATGTATGTAATTAACCTTTATTTTTACAATACAAAATGGATCTCAAAGAAGTGAACCTATAGAGGCAATGTAAAACTGTAGAGCAATGTAGACTTGTCCAGGGCAGAAACACTCTGTTCACCATACCTCAGGAGGAACTTTCACCTATGTCTATTAAAGAATGGAAGACAATTTTCAGTCCAGTTGAATAGATTTGTGGTATGCAATAAAGATTATTTTTGAATCAATAGTGCTTTAAAGAGAGTATATTTTCATTCCAAATTATAGAACTTCCTTTACCCTCTTCTATTATCTCAATAAAGTCGTCTGTCAATTAaattcttcaaatttttattagaaGAATTATTATAATTGCTACATGTTagggtcaaacccaggacctcacatgaGCTAGTGAGTACTCTACTATTGACCCGTATCCTCAGCATATTAATGTGTCATTCCATTTGCTAACAATAAAAATCTAATGAGGAACTTAATAAGTCCATATATCCAAAAGGAACAATATGTTGGAGAATTACTGTACTTTTCATAATCAAAGACATCAAAGTATGTACTCTGAAAACTGCCTAACATTGCTAAAAGAAGTTGAGgtataaatacacagaaatatcCTTTGCTCATAATTTAGATATGTTATTGTTAATATCTTGCTTCCATAGTCATGTAAGCACATGCCCTTGCCACCTGGGTGCCTACACACataagtgcacacacaccacaggaatATGCACATTTCCCCCCCACAAAAAGTACATAATAAGGAACTAACCAAAGAGCTGAAAAATTTGTAGAAGAAAACCACTAAACACTGCCTAAAGACATTAATGAGACAACCACACAGAAAACACAACCCTTGTTAAGTGGTCAGAAAACTTAGCAGTTTTATACTGTAAATACCTTCCCAAAGCCATCTATAGAACCAGTGCTATCCTCATTATATCCCAGTGACATTTTTAATCTTAATATTCATAAATAATCTCAAAGGACTATGAAGATGAAAAGCCACCTTGAAAAAAGAGCTAGATTGCTCCCACTTCCAAATTTCAAAACTTATTACAAACCTATGGTGATCAAAGCAATGTGGTATGGAAATAAGGAAAGGTAATTAGAGATTGTTGGAACACTGCCCAAGAATGAAGCTGTTAATTCCGAGTGCTTGTagaaaaactccaagaaaacagaagTCTTATGACTTCAGTttcttaaaaaacacaaaattattcttggaatgtgcttttgtgCACTACCGGGGGTCGCAGATAGGGGTgagtttatttcatattattcattacaacaggctattgttatttgtttatatgcctttaTGGGAAAACATGTTTGTGTCACATGTGGCTTGTCCTTAGGATTATACAGTTTACTCATTCAACTCTTCTTAACTCATAGAGCATAAATTATCTGATATTCTGAATAAgtttggctattgcatgagactttagtctgccttaTTTTTAGGTTCCATTCTCCTAGGTTCTCCTGCCGCAAGAGTGATAAACAAGGGATGGAATAGAGAGTCCAGAAACAAGCTCTTAGCTGAAGGGTAAAGGAACATTTGAAGAGGTTTCCAAGACCATCTATCGGGGGGGATGGGCAGTCTCTTCAACTAGGAAAACTGAAAGTAGACATGCCAGAAAATTAAATTGGACCCTTACAGACACTGTATATCATTTACTATAAGTGGGTTAAATTCCTAGAgtcaagatttaaaaataaactatttacaAAACAACATAGGACCCAAAATCCAAGCGGAACATGAGGTGATGACTCCTGTACAataacatgaaaacacaggcagccacagaaacagaggagtttCACTATGGGGAGATTTCTCTCAGGTGAATAAAGCTGTCCATTTATGAGGGTATATACCATCAGCTTGACCGGGTTTGTAATCACCTGGGAGATGACCTCCTGGTCATGTTGTCCAGGAGTTTCTAGATTAAGTTATCAGAGGTAGAAAGATACACCTTAGCTCGAGGTTGCACTATTCCATGAACTAGCATTTCAGACTGAGAAGGATAAAGTAAGCTGAGCAGTGAcaatcctttctctttcctgactctggacacagtgtgaccagttGTCCATCATTTCTGCCACCTCCATTCCACATCATGATAATCTTTCCTTTGGTCTGTCAACCATACAACTCCCTTTCCTTTGAGTTGTTATTATCTtgtattttgtcagagcaatgagaaaagtaacctcCACAGCACTgagcagaagaaaatattttacagtcACAGAATATACAGGTAACTCTTCTAACCACACAATGACAACCTGCTAATGAAAAGAGCCTGCATTGCACATACATGTCTACAAAGAAACATGCAAATTTTCATTGAGTTCATTAACAATGCGCACTATCATTAGTCATTAGAAACATTTAAACCAAAACTACCATCAGATGTTAACTCTGCAGATCTTGGTAAAAACAAAGTAAAGCAGATGAAACGTGTTGGTGAAGATTTAATAATCTAGAATCTCAACACAATGTTTACAAGAATATGAGTGTGGTATAGCCATTGGAAAGCTGAGTAGAAGCTATGTAAAAGTTAAACTCTACAGCTGGTGAAATAACTTGAAGATAGAGCACTTGTGTAAGAGTTTAAGaccccaagtttgatccccagtatcacaaaacttaaaatataattgtcGTATGACTGAATGATTATACATTTTATAGTACATTAGTCACAATTGATACAAACATGGGAGGAAACTGAATGTCCTTTCATTAATAGATAAGCAAAATCTGATACataaaatggattattttctagccttaaagagaaatgaaattccACTTTTGTTTACACCTGTTTAATTTACTACTCTgtgtatataccatattttcactttccatttatcagttgatggaGATCTAGGTTGATTGCATTTCCTATCTGTTGTCAATAGATGGGCAAtgaatgtgagtgtgcatgtataatTCCTTTGGGAATATCCCTCGAGGCCATATATAATCAGTCATACTGTAGATCTGTTTCTAGTTTGTTGAGAAATCCTCAGGCTGGTTTCCACATCAGTTGCACTAATCTACACTTCCATCCACAGTGTATAAGGATTTCCCCTTCCCGACATTCACGGAAGCCTTTGTTGTTCTTTGTATTCCCGATGATGAGCATGATGGCTGGAGAGAAGTGGAACCTTCTAGTAGTTTTATCTATATTACATTGATGACTTCTCAGAAAGTTGAGTCTTCTTCAAGTTTTTACTAGTCATtgccatttgcatttcttcttttgatgaCTGTtcaatttctcattttttccttttcttgttgagAATAGATTTTCATATAAGACATTCTGATTAGAGTTCCCTTCCCACAATCAACACCCCCCAGATCTTCCCCACTTTCACATCTACACTAATCTACACTTTTTGTCCCTCTCTCTTCagaaaacagacatctaaaaaaaaaaaaaaagataaaacaaaaacaaacatacccgaataggacaaaacagaaaTGAGCAGAGGAAAATACAATCCCAAAGAAACAATACAAGAAATACATATAGattcagagaaacacacatacagagaaatcCCATAATGACATAAAATCCAAAACCATAATATTAGgcaaaaaataaaaccccaaaaacTATAGGGTTAAAAAATAATCTtggaaaatattatgaaaaaagaACCCCCTCCCAAATACCATAGAGTTCACTTTGTGCTGTCCATCTACTGCCAGGCATGAGATCTGCCCACAAGTATGGTTTATATATCCATTAagactctattggagaaaaaTGATTTTCCCCTTGCAAGCAGTTATCAATTGGATAtaacttctgggttagggatgggggcttatGTCCACTTCTCCTAACAGTTCTGGGACCCTATCTGGTTGAGACCTGTGTAAGCCCTGTGCATATTGTCATACTCtgtaaatttatatgtatttcaattctgttgtgtctagaaggcctttggtgtcttgctgtggatatagctctgtataaataaagtgctgattggccaggagccaggcaggaagtataggtgggacaagcaaagaagagaattctgggaagtggaaggctgaggcagagagacactgccagctgccaccatgagaaaatgttaagatactggtaagccacaagccacatggcaacttatagattaataaaaatgggttgatttaagatataagaatagttagcaagaagcctgtcatggccatacagtttataagtactataagtctctgtgtgtttacttggttgggtctgagcagctgaagGCCTGGATAgtgagggagatttgtcctgaccctgggtcaggcaggaccaggaaaattccagctacaaatggtgccccaCAGatcaagtttccacctaaaacctgagaaagatgATTCTAAATCAgagctaaaacagcttcctagttgtatcTCTCAAGTTAGCCACAGCCTGCATGCTTGAGCTACTATATGGTGGGTTTGTGGCATGTATACTTGAcctgcagtatggtgggaatCAGGTGTCTGCAAGAAGCACATTAtgatgctgtgtggtggatttagcctttgctagtaaaaaaaaaaaaaaaagtttcttggctatatgctttgatagaactgcttctgatagttgatggcacACATtgttccagacccagagctggtaaTAAATTGTACCactaccatgttgggaagctgaagtaggaggagccagcagccacagcggccatttcagtcttagaaatgctgtTTAAAGCAATTGATTTACAATAAGaaagattcagatggaacaagactttaaatgctttacaatgtgtgtaaaatatacataggcttgaaagaggcAAAAAGgtgatatatacagttatataaaggattacatagttttaaaaataaatatctggcACCCAAAGTTCGAGGTAcgaattcacgaaaaagcctcttgcctgtggccttgcaggccccagctcaggcttGAGCTACACTAGGCTGGTTATGGTGGCGCATGCcagttggatttactgaagaaggcagagacaggaggatcccaagtttgaggccaacctaggagaagcttcagctggggccgagccacaaacagtggtggaactatggaggcagtgactgctgctccgagttgctggctgcttctcattaTGTTGGTGACTGCgttgatgctgctacctgggatgaagtgtttactactgttctttcagagaattgccaggaccattgtgttacaagaaagcatcgacaaaggtcagttttaaaaaagtttggcaagacaaatggtggggagaaattgctgggaagattttctcttctagtgAAGAAAGTTCATGGTTCAGAGAgtcagacatttatcagactgtgtttgctccaaaccacagaggaggcaaaaaaaaaaaaaaaaaaaaaaagtcttcagagaaccatgaccacgcctaacagcaactttgaaatcttcacaAGGATGATGGGATcaaacaaagatgaattcatgtggactatggtaaagccattagcaccacagaaagattgactttggactacaaactggtcaggacaatttgaggtggctagctgagatgatccagcctgacagactacttgaacaaggactagAAATAAGCCCTGCACTGTCTCATTATgtagcggctggacaaatgatacaagacttgacaattaacccaaaaattttcttttcaggatcccctaaagatggaagtaattttaagaaatgacacccacattcccaagaggtgggatggtaggttttcggtcgtttaattagttttggatattgtcattatttatgatggttggttacaagttgttaattgttaatggtcaggaaaagagctgaacatggagattagacaTGAGGTAGATCAATAAATCTACTCGGAGAAAaaggatgaagaaataataggacaaatgggtagatcactgaatctactgtaaaaagaaaaaggagaagatataaaaatgacaaaaggtagattactgaagctattatgtaaagaaaaaagagagaatatggatatgatcagataaaaggTCAACTATtggatctacatttaaaaaggaactacttgttttaaataggataagtactgaaaatttttttgtctgagtttatcaaatgttactggactggacattgttactATATATAATGGAggttttatctgaatttgtcaaatgttaatggactagacattgttaatgtaattcttgactatgtatattgtatatacttattggatatgatttttcttgtattagttataaccttttttaaattttagacaaaaacaggggaatgTGGTGGctattgtgttgcctgaaatattgtgtgtaccccgaaataaacttatctggggtcagagaacagacagccactagaacaaagccaaaaatggtggctagaaaatgggtcagagcaagccagagcagaagctgggtggtggtggtggtgcacgcctttaatcccagcacttgggaggcagagccaggtggatctctgtgtgttcaaggccattttagaaacagctaagcaaggtgacccacgcctttaatcccagaaacccaacctttaatcccagggagtgggagcagaaagagaaaggtatataaggcatgaggaccagaaactaagtGAGTacagcatgtagttagttaagtatttggttggttaagcattcaggctttggagcaacacagttcagctgagattcatgtggaggaggactcagaagcttccagcctgaggaaacaggatcacctgaggaactagcaaggtgaggtaactgtgttctgcttctctgatcttccagaattcaccccaataactggcctcaggtttgat from Onychomys torridus chromosome 7, mOncTor1.1, whole genome shotgun sequence encodes:
- the LOC118587472 gene encoding olfactory receptor 8B3-like, encoding MDIVNISLVTEFILVGLTDQPDLQLPLFFVFLAMYLVTALGNLCLIILTVLNSHLHTPMYFFLFNLSFIDLCYCSVFTPQMLVNFILRKNTISYVECMTQVYFFCFFVISECYVLTSMAYDRYIAICNPLLYNVVMSPKLCLSLMLGSYFIAFSDAVAHTTCMLRLTFCDANTINHYLCDIPPLLQLSCTSTYVNELVICIVGSINIIVPTSTVFISYGSIVSTIFRISSSEGRSKAFSTCSSHIIAVFLFFGSSAFVYFKPSSGDSMNEGKIFSVFYTNVVPMLNPLIYSLRNKDIKVALRKTLSSRTV